The genomic DNA AATAAGACAAAAAACTGATAAGAATAAGTGCCCCAATCCCCAACCCGAAACCAAGGCCAATTTTTTTCCCCAGTGTGAGTTTCATTACTTTATCTCCCCTCTTTCTTTCGTTGTGGGCTGATGCCTTTCATATCGCAAAAACGTGTTCATTAAAAAGCATTGCGACATTTATGCCAGTTCGGGAAGAAAAAGCTGCTATCAGTAACTTGTGGAAATAAGGCGATTTGTAGAATAATGCGATTGGGATACTCTTGGGGATTAGGGAATGGAAGTTGGGGAATCGATTCCTGATTGTATGGAATGCTTTCTCTAAGTATGGTGAAAATACAGGATAGAAGCCCCCGAGATACATAGTTCACCCGATCGGCTCCACCCCTTTCTTTCCCCATTCCTTTTCAGTGAGATAGGAGACACTTTCGAACAATCCAAACTGTTTTAATTTGGTTTGAATGGTCTTGTAATCTATCTGGAGGATCCGGGCCGCTTTGGCCTTGTTTCCGTTGGTTGACTTAAGCACCTGGACGAGCACTTCCCGTTCTATGGCCTTGACATTCTGATTAACGATTTCTTTGAGGGAATAATGGCGAAGCCCTTCAAGATCAGGGATAAAGGCCGTATCGCCCATGGCCCCCTTCTTGATATCCAGATGGTTTGGTTCGATAAGCTCATCCGCCAGGAGCACCGCCCGGCGGATGGTTGATCTCAGTTGCCGCACATTGCCCGGCCATTGGTAGTCCTTCAGGGTTTCTTGGGCCGATTCCGAAAAGCCCTTTACTTCTTTTTTCAATTCGGAATTAGTGAGATCCAAAAAACGATCGGCTAAATAGAGGATGTCCTCCTTACGTTCTCGAAGAGGGGGGATTCTGATGAAAAATTCATCTAAACGAAAGAGAAGGTCCGGGCGGAACAAGTTTTTGGCGGCCAGTTCCTCCAGGTCCTGGTTGCTGGCCACCAGGACCCGGACATCGACCTCCGTCGGATTATGCCCCCCGACGCGATAAACGACCTTTTCCTGGAGAACCCGGAGGAGTTTGGCTTGGGAAGCCAGGGGCATATTGGAAATTTCATCTAAAAAAAGAGTCCCGCCGCAGGCCGTTTCATATTTTCCCTTCTGTTGGTTTTGGGCGCCGGTGAAGGCCCCTTTCTCATAACCAAAAAGTTCGCTTTCAAAAAGGGTCTCGGGTATGGCCCCGCAATCGACGGGTATGAAAGGGGCTTCGGCCCGTGGGCTCGATTGATGAATGGCCTGGGCCACCAGTTCTTTTCCCGACCCTGTTTCTCCCTGGATGATCACATTGAAATCGGATTTGGCCACCCGATTTATCTCACAGATAAGCTGGAAAACAGGATCACTGGGGCCCATCATGATCCGGAGGTAATCAGCCGAAGCCGTCTGGCCGGAACGGGAAGAGGATTCTCCGCCAGGCTCCTGGGTCTTTAAGATCTGTTGAATGACTTTGATCAGCTCATGGCTGAGAAAGGGCTTGGCCAAATAATCCTGAGCCCCTGATTTCATGGCCTTCACGGCCCCCGCTATATTCCCATAACCGGTAAGCATCACCACCGGAAGTCCGGGCTTCAAATCCTTGACCCTTCCCAGGACCTCGATGCCATCCATACCCGGCATTTTATAATCCAATAACAGCAGATCCGGATTTTGGCGAAAGATTATCTTCAAGGCGGTTTCGCCATCGTGGGCCGTTAGACACGTATATCCTTCCAGGGTGAGGAGATCCGAGAGTACTTCCCGGACATCTTCCTCATCATCGACGATCAGGATCCTGGCTGGGCTGCCCTGCATCTTAGACCTCTTGTTTCCTCATCCGTTGCCGGCTTTCAGCACCGGCCGTACAAAGATCTTGGATGTCATTGATAATCCTGGAAGCCTTCTGGCTGTTTTGGAGAATGTGACCGATGTTTTTTTGCACTACAGGAGGCAGATCTTTGACTTCCAAACAAAGCTGGGAACTGATATTAATCACCACCAGAGTATTTTTCAGTTCATGGGTTAACTCGTCTACTATTAAATCACGGCTGGAGGATAAAAGGGGTTCCTGTGGCGGGGTTTTGATTTTATTATCCATTATTCCGTTGCCTTCCCTCAAGGGAGAGATTTTTAATAGTTCTACATTAAAAGACCCCACCAGTTTAATAAATGGGTTGAAGACAGTATATTATCTGCCAAAAGGCTGTATTTTTTGTTTATCTATATAAAAACTTGACTTTTGGCCTAAATAATGAGAAACAAAACAGTTTTAAAGGGATTTATAAAATCTGCATCATTTTTTACTCTCCGATAGAAAAGGGATTGATTATGCTTAAAAAAATTCGTTGGAAGTTTACTTTGATCGGTATTTTAGCTGCTTTGTCCATTCTTTTGATCATTCCCTCGGTGACTAAGAATTTTCCATCCTGGTGGAGTAAGGTCTTGCCCAGTGAGGGCCTGCGGCTCGGGCTGGACCTCCAGGGGGGCATGCACCTGATTCTTAAAGTCGATTTAGAGAAGGCCGCCAAGAATTATCTGGAGCTTTCTCAACACGACTTACGGGAAACCCTGAGGAAGAAGCAGATCCCGGCCAGTCGCGGGGAAGGCCTGGGCCTGAACCGGCTGACTTTTCTTTTGCCTAATGCCGATCACCTTCCTGTGGTTCAAAAGACGATTAAGGAGGAATTTCCAACCCTGACCGTTGTTTCAACGGCCCCCAAACCAGAAGGACTCCAGGTGGAACTGGCCCTGAAGGAAAAAGAAATCAAATCGATCACGGAAAACACCCTGTCACAAAGCCTGGAAATCATCCGGAACCGGATCGATCAATTCGGGGTCACGGAACCGGTCATCGTGCGACAGGGGACCGATGAAATTGTGGTTCAATTGCCGGGGGTCAAGGATCCTCAGAGGGCTATGGATCTTATCGGCCGGACGGCCCAGTTGGAATTTAAATTGTTAGATAGCGAAAGTCGTATCGACCTCCCCAACCTTATTGAACAGGCGGTAAACAGCGGAAGGGTGAAAAAGGATTACAATCATACTGAGTTGAACGAGGCCCTGAAAGACCAGATTCCTTCGGAAAGGGAAATCTATATTCGAAAAGAAATTAACCGGGAGACCGGCCGGGTTAGCCGCATCCCTGTTTTACTGTACGCCAAGGCCCTGATGACCGGCGATGCTATTAAGACAGCCCAGGTCCAGATCGGCGGAAATTTTAATGAACCCTATGTCAGTGTGGAACTCAACGCCCACGGGAGCAGACTCTTTGACCAGGTCACCCGGGACAATGTGGGCCGTCAATTAGCGATCGTTTTAGATCAGATCGTCCAGTCCGCCCCGGTCATTCAGGAAAGGATCTCCGGAGGCCAGGCCCAGATTACCGGGTCTTTTTCCATGGAGGAAGCCAGCGATCTGGCCATTGTCCTGCGGGCCGGTGCCTTGCCGGCTCCGGTCAATGTCGTTCAAAATGTGACCGTCGGCCCGACCCTTGGATTGGATTCCATACAAAAAGGATTTTTCTCCGGTCTGGTCGGTACGGGACTGGTGGTCTTGTTTATGATGTATTATTACCGTTTTTCCGGGCTTATCGCCAACTTTGCCCTGATCCTCAATATCCTCTTCATGATAGCCGCCCTGGGGTTGTTCCGGGCTACCTTAACCCTGCCGGGCATTGCCGGAATCATTCTGTCCATAGGTATGGCCGTCGATTCCAACGTCCTGATCTTTGAGCGTATGCGGGAAGAATTCGCCCAGGGCAAACCGGTCAAGTCCGGGGTGGATGGCGGTTACGACAAGGCCTTCTGGACCATTATCGACTCCCACGTCACCACCCTGATCACAGCCTTTGCCCTGTTTCTTTTCGGATCGGGGCCGATCAAGGGATTTGCCGTCACCTTGAGTATCGGCGTTATCTTCAATCTTTTCACGGCCCTTTTTTGCACCCGGGTGGTCTATGACTGGTTGAGCGTCAAACGCCGTCTCAAGCCGATTCGCTTTGTGGAGTTTTTGAAAAAAACCAAATTAGATTTTATCGGTTTGAGAAAATATGCCTTTATCTTTTCCGGGATTCTCTGCCTGCTGGGCCTGATTGCCTTTGTCCAGATCAACCGGGGCCAGGCCAACCTGGGGGTGGAATTTTCCGGCGGGACCATGGCTCAGTTCAAGGCCGCTCAACCCTTCCGGCTGGACAAGATTCGAGGGGCCTTGACCCAGAGGGGTTTTAAAGACCTGGAACTCCAACAGGTCGCCCAGGAAAACATTTTGATGGTCCGGGTTAAAAAATCGGAACATTCCGTTGGAAAAGAGACCGATGCCATTGCCAAGGCCCTCCAGGAGGATTTCCCGGAACTGAAATTTGCGGTGGAAAGCAAGGCCGAGATCGGGTCTTCGGTCAGTTCGGCCTTAAAAAAGGCGGCTTTGCTGGCCATTGCCATCTCCCTGGCCGGTATTATTATCTACCTGGCCTGGCGCTTTGAGTTCCGTTTCGGGGTAGCCGCGGCCATTGCGACTTTTCATGATGTTCTGGCGGTCCTGGGGCTTTTTTATCTGTTCGATAAGGAAATAACCCTGCTGATTGTGACGGCCCTCCTGACCCTGGCCGGTTACTCCCTGACCGATACGGTGGTGGTTTTCGACCGGATCCGGGAGACCATGAGCCGAAGCGGGAAAAAAGATTTTGGAGAGATCATTAACCTCAGCATCAACGAAGTCCTTTCCCGGACTATCATCACTTCTTTAACGGTTTTTCTGGTCGTGCTGGCCCTTTATTTCCTGGGCGGGGTGGTGATTCATGACTTTGCTCTGGCCCTGCTTTTCGGTGTGATTATCGGCACCTATTCCTCCATCTTTGTGGCCTCGCCCATTGTCTATCTCTGGCCGGGAAAAAAGCAGAAGGGGATTAAAGGGAAGGTGACGGGTAAGAAAGAGAAATGAGAAAGGCGTTCGGCTCGAAGAGGGGTGGACGAGGGCGCCACGAAACATGAAAAAGCGAATATCGAATATCGAATCATGAATGTTGAAGGAGCGTTTCTTTTAAATTCCGAAATCCGAAATTGGAATCTATTTTCGTACTAAGCGCTCATGCCCGGGTCGGGCACTACGAAGAATGAAAATGTCTTTCGCCGACCCCCGATCCCTGAACGTTATTTTCGTATTAAACCCGCATGCCCGGGGCGGGCAACACGAAGCATGAAAATTTTTTTAGGCTATAGGCTATGGGCAATAGGCGAGGGGCAAGGTACAAGGTTTAAGGTTTTTTTCACTTGCTTCTCTTCAACTGACCCCCGACCCCTGGCCCGTGGTCCCCGAACTTTGTTTTCGTGTTAATGCGTTGGAGAAGACTCAAGCCGTTTAATCTTTTCTATAATGGCTGACCCAAGGACCTTTTTCCCGTTCAGGATATGTTCGATGGAATGAATCAGTTCGGAGCGGGCGGTATCTTTTAATAGATATCCATCGGCTCCGGCCTGGAGGGTGGCCTGGATATATTCCTCAGAATTATGGACGGTGAAGGCCAGGATTTTAGTCTCGGGCCAATTTTTTTTGATTTCACGGGTGGCGGCCATACCATCCATCCGGGGCATCGATATATCCATTAAAACCAGGTCAGGAAGGAATTTATTAACGGAATCGATGGCCTCAAAACCATCCCCGGCCTCGCCGACAATATCGAAATCCTGATGAGACGTCAGAAGGGATCGTAATCCTTCTCTCAAAGCGGGATGGTCATCGACAATCAGGATACGCTTCTTTTTTTTCATTTAGAGGACACCTTTCTCATTCAACTGCGCATTTATAAATCGGATTTACGAATAGGTCAACGTTTATTTGGGATAAATTTATGGTATAAGAATTTATTTTTTGGACGCTGATGAACTCGGATCGTCAGATTTTCGCCAATCGTGCCGATTGTCAAGATTTTGAATATAAAGAATGATGAACTCGTAAAAAGCTATGAAACGCCGCATTGCGGCGCTGTATCAGAAAATAACTTGGCAATAAAAAAGCTAAGTTATTTGGAAGTCGGAACTCGTCTCTTTTCGTCATTCCCGCGAAGGCGGGAATCAAGTCCTTTTAAGTGGTTACGGTTAGCCTGGATTCCCGCCTTCGCGGGAATGACGAGTTTTTACAAGACCATCAATAATAATTATCTGCGAGTATCTGCGAAAATCAGCGTCCTAATTCATTTCTTCATAAGACGGGCCATTGGGCCTTGATCACCGTCCCTTTTCCCGGGGAGGAATCGATGAAGAACAACCCTCCGGAAAATTGAGTCCTCTCTTTCATACTGGAAAGACCCAGACCTTTTTTCGAACCCTCTTTGGTGGAGAGGCTTTCCGGATCAAATCCTTTCCCATTGTCCTGAATAGTCAGCTCCAAGGTGCCGTCGACCTTTCGCAGCCCGAGATGGACCAAGTCGGCCTGAGCATGTTTAACGATATTATTCATCGCTTCCTGGGTAATTCTGAAGATACCGATTTTCAGAGGATCGGGCACCTCCTCTTCCAGGATGGTAATCGTTTGTTCAATGCGGATGTTCGAATAAATCGTTTGGAATCTCCGGCAAAACCAGGAAAAGGTGGCCAGGATCCCCAGATCATCCAGAAGGGGAGGCCGCAGATCGGATTGGATCCTTCGGGCGGCTTCGATCGTATCCTGGATGACAGGGATAAGGACCTTCAGCGGTTTGCATATATTCGGATTTTGGTCTTCAGAAACCAGGTATAAAACCTCTTCCACCTTGAATTTGATGGCACTCAGGGATGACCCCAGGATATCGTGGACATCAAGGGCGATGCGTTTCCTTTCGTTTTCCTGAGCGATAAGGATCTTGGCGGCCAGAACACGCAATTGCTTCTGCGACTCAAGAAGGGCCTTCTCCGCTCTCTGCCGCTCAGCAATTTCTATTATCAGGCCTTCATTGGCTAAGGCCAGTTCGGCGGTCCGTTCCCGGACCCGGATTTCCAAATCGTCCCGGGAGCGTCGCAGTTTATCCTCCATTTTTTTGCGGTCGGTGATATCCCGTGCCACGTGGACACTCCCGATCAATTGGCCCCGGGCATCGATTACCGGGGTGGTGCTGACCAGGAAGTCGCCGCCGAGGTGTCCCTCATGGAGTTCCTCCACGTGCTCCAGTCCGTCCAACAGGGTCTTGGCGTGGGGGCAGAAGGTCGGCGGGGCCTCCAATCCGTGGACGACTTCGTAGCAGTGCTGCCCCAGACAGGCACTGGGAGTGGACCCCAGCCGGTCAGCCATGGCCTTGTTCACCCGAATGACCCGGTGTTGATCGTCCAGGATGGCGATCAGGTCCGGTACACTGTCAAAGGTGCGTTCCCATTCTTCCTTGGCTCGCAGCAGGGCTTCATCGGCCAGTTTATGTTCGGTGATGTCATGTACCATGCCCACCGAGCGGATGATCAGGCCGGTTTCGTCCTTGACATGCTCACATCTTTCATGGACATATCGGGTTTCTCCTGTGGATTTCCGCACGATCCGGTGCTCGATCTCGTAGGAGTCTCTTCCTTCCCGTAGCGATCCGGAGTAAGCCGCGTTTACCGCCTGACGATCCTCCGGGTGTATCGCTTCCAGGAAGGCCTCATAGGTGGCCGCGAATTCCTGGGGTTGTAAACCAAAAATCCTATAGACTTCATCGGACCAGGTCAGGAGGTTGCCCACCAGGTCGAGTTCCCAACTGCCGAGGTGGGCGATTTCCTGGGCCCTTTTCAGGCGGTTTTCATTTTCCGAAAGGAGAACTTCGGTCCGCTTGCGCTCGGTGATGTCAATCCCATAAATGCGGATACGCTGCGTTTCTTGAACGCAGTACATCGTCTGGTAGTAGACACGCTCTCCAACGGTTACTTCACGGACGCTGAGATTCCCTTCACTTTCCCGACAGGTATGGGCGATCGAGGCCCAATCCCCCAGGAAGGGATGATCGGCCCCCTTCTGCTCAAGATCGGGGAAAAGCCGTCTGGCCGAGGGATTAAGGAAGTGCATCCGTCCTTCCATGTCCGTCTCGGTGACCGGATTCGGGTTCAGCATCGGGAAAGAAGCCACCCGCGTCAACTCTGCCTCGGCCTGTTTAATCTCATCCACATCCAGAAAGGTGACC from Deltaproteobacteria bacterium includes the following:
- a CDS encoding response regulator transcription factor; translated protein: MKKKKRILIVDDHPALREGLRSLLTSHQDFDIVGEAGDGFEAIDSVNKFLPDLVLMDISMPRMDGMAATREIKKNWPETKILAFTVHNSEEYIQATLQAGADGYLLKDTARSELIHSIEHILNGKKVLGSAIIEKIKRLESSPTH
- a CDS encoding sigma-54-dependent Fis family transcriptional regulator, with amino-acid sequence MQGSPARILIVDDEEDVREVLSDLLTLEGYTCLTAHDGETALKIIFRQNPDLLLLDYKMPGMDGIEVLGRVKDLKPGLPVVMLTGYGNIAGAVKAMKSGAQDYLAKPFLSHELIKVIQQILKTQEPGGESSSRSGQTASADYLRIMMGPSDPVFQLICEINRVAKSDFNVIIQGETGSGKELVAQAIHQSSPRAEAPFIPVDCGAIPETLFESELFGYEKGAFTGAQNQQKGKYETACGGTLFLDEISNMPLASQAKLLRVLQEKVVYRVGGHNPTEVDVRVLVASNQDLEELAAKNLFRPDLLFRLDEFFIRIPPLRERKEDILYLADRFLDLTNSELKKEVKGFSESAQETLKDYQWPGNVRQLRSTIRRAVLLADELIEPNHLDIKKGAMGDTAFIPDLEGLRHYSLKEIVNQNVKAIEREVLVQVLKSTNGNKAKAARILQIDYKTIQTKLKQFGLFESVSYLTEKEWGKKGVEPIG
- the secD gene encoding protein translocase subunit SecD; protein product: MLKKIRWKFTLIGILAALSILLIIPSVTKNFPSWWSKVLPSEGLRLGLDLQGGMHLILKVDLEKAAKNYLELSQHDLRETLRKKQIPASRGEGLGLNRLTFLLPNADHLPVVQKTIKEEFPTLTVVSTAPKPEGLQVELALKEKEIKSITENTLSQSLEIIRNRIDQFGVTEPVIVRQGTDEIVVQLPGVKDPQRAMDLIGRTAQLEFKLLDSESRIDLPNLIEQAVNSGRVKKDYNHTELNEALKDQIPSEREIYIRKEINRETGRVSRIPVLLYAKALMTGDAIKTAQVQIGGNFNEPYVSVELNAHGSRLFDQVTRDNVGRQLAIVLDQIVQSAPVIQERISGGQAQITGSFSMEEASDLAIVLRAGALPAPVNVVQNVTVGPTLGLDSIQKGFFSGLVGTGLVVLFMMYYYRFSGLIANFALILNILFMIAALGLFRATLTLPGIAGIILSIGMAVDSNVLIFERMREEFAQGKPVKSGVDGGYDKAFWTIIDSHVTTLITAFALFLFGSGPIKGFAVTLSIGVIFNLFTALFCTRVVYDWLSVKRRLKPIRFVEFLKKTKLDFIGLRKYAFIFSGILCLLGLIAFVQINRGQANLGVEFSGGTMAQFKAAQPFRLDKIRGALTQRGFKDLELQQVAQENILMVRVKKSEHSVGKETDAIAKALQEDFPELKFAVESKAEIGSSVSSALKKAALLAIAISLAGIIIYLAWRFEFRFGVAAAIATFHDVLAVLGLFYLFDKEITLLIVTALLTLAGYSLTDTVVVFDRIRETMSRSGKKDFGEIINLSINEVLSRTIITSLTVFLVVLALYFLGGVVIHDFALALLFGVIIGTYSSIFVASPIVYLWPGKKQKGIKGKVTGKKEK